Proteins from a genomic interval of Stenotrophomonas maltophilia:
- a CDS encoding DUF2975 domain-containing protein, producing MCWLGILAALLAVPLVAHDRRWLLDSVHDAAAAAAHGNDLFLHFCLGLGAIIALLVLCLLFLRHLLRLLKSAARERPFTHANAQRLQRMAWLMLAMELLSILIGAYAAWMGPDFTWMEVGGGMSITGLVAVLMLFVLARVFAVGAAMRDDLDGVI from the coding sequence ATGTGCTGGCTGGGCATCCTGGCCGCACTGCTGGCGGTGCCGCTGGTCGCCCACGACCGTCGCTGGCTGCTCGACAGCGTGCACGACGCTGCGGCCGCCGCCGCGCACGGCAATGATCTGTTCCTGCACTTCTGCCTGGGCCTGGGTGCGATCATCGCGCTGCTGGTGCTGTGCCTGCTGTTCCTGCGCCATCTGCTGAGGCTGCTGAAGTCGGCGGCGCGCGAGCGTCCGTTCACCCATGCCAATGCACAGCGCCTGCAGCGCATGGCCTGGCTGATGCTGGCGATGGAGCTGCTGTCGATCCTGATCGGTGCCTATGCGGCCTGGATGGGCCCGGATTTCACCTGGATGGAGGTCGGCGGTGGCATGTCGATCACTGGCCTGGTCGCCGTGCTGATGCTGTTCGTGCTGGCGCGCGTTTTCGCCGTGGGCGCAGCGATGCGCGACGACCTCGACGGTGTCATCTGA
- a CDS encoding metallophosphoesterase — MVAVLSTIGLLMGLYVAWRLFWPLRMPIGLKVVLSLLVVAVAVQLRIVATFWGTMASLEIPKMAIAVLATGSTAVLLLALMMLVLDAGLLLSRLLRWPRMVAALRASKLRPLAGLLALLVSGYGISQGMAVPQPRQIDVAIRDLPAAFDGYRVLQLTDIHASRLLTGDWVRRVVDESNALKPDLIVITGDLIDGSVEARREDARPLADLQAPDGVIAITGNHEYYAQYQDWMQAFRALHMQVLENSHLQVRRGDAALTIAGVTDPVAARYGLPLPDLQAALEGADPSAPVILLDHRPRNAREAAARGVKLQLSGHTHGGQIIGMDQLVKRANGGYVSGRYEVDGMTLYVSDGAGLWAGFPARIGVPSEITLITLRRAP; from the coding sequence ATGGTTGCAGTGCTGAGTACGATCGGTTTGTTGATGGGCCTGTATGTGGCCTGGCGCCTGTTCTGGCCGCTGCGCATGCCCATCGGGTTGAAGGTCGTGCTGTCGCTGCTGGTGGTGGCCGTAGCCGTGCAGCTGCGCATCGTGGCCACCTTCTGGGGCACGATGGCGTCGCTGGAGATCCCGAAGATGGCCATCGCCGTGCTGGCCACCGGCTCCACTGCGGTGCTGCTGCTGGCCTTGATGATGCTGGTACTGGACGCCGGCCTGCTGCTTTCGCGCCTGCTGCGTTGGCCGCGCATGGTAGCGGCCCTGCGCGCATCGAAGCTGCGGCCATTGGCCGGCCTGCTGGCCCTGCTTGTGAGTGGCTATGGCATCAGCCAGGGCATGGCCGTGCCCCAGCCTCGGCAGATCGACGTGGCGATCAGGGATCTGCCGGCCGCGTTCGACGGTTATCGCGTGCTGCAGCTGACCGACATCCACGCCAGCCGCCTGCTGACCGGCGACTGGGTACGCAGGGTAGTGGACGAGAGCAACGCGCTGAAGCCGGACCTGATCGTGATCACTGGCGATCTGATCGACGGCAGTGTCGAGGCCCGTCGCGAAGACGCGCGTCCGTTGGCCGATCTGCAGGCGCCGGATGGCGTCATTGCCATCACCGGCAACCACGAGTACTACGCGCAGTACCAGGACTGGATGCAGGCGTTCCGCGCGCTGCACATGCAGGTGCTGGAGAACAGCCATCTGCAGGTGCGGCGTGGTGATGCGGCGCTGACCATCGCCGGTGTCACCGACCCGGTGGCGGCACGCTACGGCCTGCCGTTGCCGGATCTCCAGGCTGCACTGGAGGGTGCCGATCCCTCCGCACCTGTGATCCTGCTCGATCATCGCCCACGCAATGCGCGTGAGGCTGCTGCGCGCGGTGTGAAGCTGCAGTTGTCCGGACATACCCATGGCGGCCAGATCATCGGCATGGACCAGCTGGTGAAGCGGGCCAACGGCGGCTACGTCTCCGGCCGCTACGAGGTGGACGGGATGACCCTGTACGTGAGCGATGGCGCTGGCCTGTGGGCCGGATTCCCGGCACGCATCGGCGTGCCTTCGGAAATCACCCTGATCACCCTGCGCCGCGCCCCGTGA
- a CDS encoding nucleoside hydrolase, whose protein sequence is MLKVIFDTDPGVDDALALLYLHKHAQIDLIGVTTTFGNASVESTTHNALYLKQAWGFAAPVARGAGGPLQPEATPEAWPVHIHGHNGLGNHPVPAELDVAADARPAHQLIIDLVRAHPGEVTLVAVGRMTNLALALQQAPDIAGLVRGVVIMGGAFHVNGNITPAAEANIWGDAEAADVVFTASWPVTAIGLDVTTRVEMDRDGLDTLAAIGGADAELVRALSQDYVDFYLQAGHKGMVVHDCCACIALTRPELFQFERASVRVATDGVARGMTIPKPEGLAFGPSVWDGHVVQSIAIGVDAAAVLADIEQTLKV, encoded by the coding sequence ATGCTGAAAGTCATTTTTGATACCGACCCGGGCGTCGACGACGCCCTGGCCCTGCTGTACCTGCACAAGCACGCCCAGATCGACCTGATCGGCGTCACCACCACCTTCGGCAATGCCTCGGTGGAGTCGACCACGCACAATGCGCTGTACCTGAAGCAGGCCTGGGGCTTTGCCGCCCCGGTCGCGCGCGGTGCCGGTGGCCCGCTGCAGCCGGAAGCCACCCCGGAAGCCTGGCCGGTGCACATCCATGGCCACAACGGCCTGGGCAATCACCCGGTGCCGGCCGAACTGGACGTGGCCGCCGACGCGCGCCCCGCCCACCAGCTGATCATCGACCTGGTCCGTGCCCATCCGGGCGAAGTGACTCTGGTCGCGGTCGGTCGCATGACCAACCTGGCCCTGGCCCTGCAGCAGGCCCCGGACATCGCCGGCCTGGTGCGCGGCGTGGTGATCATGGGCGGCGCCTTCCACGTCAACGGCAACATCACCCCGGCCGCCGAGGCCAACATCTGGGGCGACGCCGAAGCGGCCGACGTGGTGTTCACCGCCAGCTGGCCGGTTACTGCCATCGGTCTGGACGTGACCACCCGCGTGGAAATGGACCGTGACGGCCTGGACACGCTGGCCGCCATCGGCGGTGCCGATGCCGAACTGGTGCGTGCGCTGTCGCAGGATTACGTGGACTTCTACCTGCAGGCCGGCCACAAGGGCATGGTCGTGCACGACTGCTGCGCCTGCATCGCGCTGACCCGTCCGGAGCTGTTCCAGTTCGAGCGCGCCAGCGTGCGCGTGGCCACCGACGGCGTCGCCCGCGGCATGACCATTCCCAAGCCGGAAGGCCTGGCATTCGGCCCCAGCGTGTGGGACGGCCACGTGGTGCAGTCGATTGCCATCGGCGTAGATGCGGCTGCGGTACTGGCCGACATCGAGCAGACCCTGAAGGTCTGA
- a CDS encoding NMCC_0638 family (lipo)protein, with translation MRPAFWLALALLPTVAVAQPARTPKTKAPAQDPFSELFDTACMQHIGAPARLQSLMESNGLSPLQPAEAATLLQGQPGVAWMVPLASGRYAVSWADDGTCTVYAEKADAAVVQKGFARLVQAAPMPLQVRSLPGRGPLSADQVAIQYGWATPGQGKLQVRFRLVTRQAADAGVQAMASAAPGEAMLEQGASGP, from the coding sequence ATGCGTCCTGCGTTCTGGCTGGCTTTGGCCCTGCTGCCCACCGTGGCGGTGGCGCAACCCGCGCGTACTCCCAAGACCAAAGCTCCGGCGCAGGATCCCTTCAGCGAGCTGTTCGATACCGCCTGCATGCAGCACATCGGGGCCCCGGCGCGGTTGCAGTCACTGATGGAATCCAATGGGCTGTCGCCGCTGCAGCCCGCCGAAGCCGCGACGCTGTTGCAGGGGCAACCGGGCGTGGCCTGGATGGTGCCTCTGGCCAGTGGTCGCTATGCGGTGAGCTGGGCTGACGATGGCACGTGCACGGTCTACGCCGAAAAGGCCGACGCGGCGGTCGTGCAGAAGGGATTCGCCCGGTTGGTGCAGGCCGCACCGATGCCGTTGCAGGTGCGCTCGCTGCCGGGACGTGGGCCGCTGTCGGCCGATCAGGTGGCGATCCAGTACGGCTGGGCCACGCCGGGGCAGGGCAAGCTGCAGGTGCGCTTCCGCCTGGTCACGCGGCAGGCCGCCGATGCGGGCGTGCAGGCGATGGCCTCTGCGGCGCCGGGGGAGGCGATGCTGGAGCAGGGCGCGTCCGGGCCCTGA
- a CDS encoding SLC13 family permease — MSPQIATIIGLVIMFIVATAMPINMGAVAFALAFIIGGLWVDMGGKEVLAGFPGDLFLTLVGITYLFAIAQKNGTIDLLVHWAVKAVRGHIVAIPWVMFVITAVLTAFGALGPAAVAIIGPVALRFAKQYNINPLMMGLLVIHGAQAGGFSPISVYGSITNGVVQKAGLEVTEMAVFLTSLGFNFMMATICFFAFGGIALLRRGSITAAGTVGNAELAMAGGPQASSRQFAIEGHGALVAAGGGTLSNDPVALDAVGLTRERLFTLIGLLGLGVAALIYNLNVGLVSITVAVALALLSPQSQKGAVDGISWSTVLLICGVVTYIGVLEHAGAVDFIGHGVSSIGIPLLGALLVCYVGGIVSAFASSAAVLGATIPLAVPFLMQGHLSAAGVICALAVSSTIVDVSPFSTNGALVVASAAKEERETLFRRFLVYSGLVVALGPLLAWLVFVVPGWM, encoded by the coding sequence ATGAGTCCACAAATCGCAACGATCATCGGTCTGGTGATCATGTTCATTGTTGCCACGGCGATGCCGATCAACATGGGCGCCGTCGCCTTCGCGCTGGCCTTCATCATCGGCGGGCTGTGGGTCGACATGGGTGGCAAGGAGGTCCTGGCCGGCTTTCCCGGCGATCTGTTCCTGACCCTGGTCGGCATCACCTACCTGTTCGCCATCGCGCAGAAGAACGGCACCATCGACCTGCTGGTGCACTGGGCTGTGAAAGCGGTGCGCGGGCACATCGTGGCCATCCCCTGGGTGATGTTCGTGATCACCGCGGTGCTGACCGCCTTCGGCGCGCTCGGCCCGGCAGCGGTAGCCATCATCGGCCCGGTCGCGCTGCGCTTTGCCAAGCAGTACAACATCAATCCGCTGATGATGGGCCTGCTGGTCATCCATGGTGCGCAGGCCGGCGGCTTCTCGCCGATCAGCGTGTACGGCAGCATCACCAACGGCGTGGTGCAGAAGGCCGGGCTGGAAGTGACCGAGATGGCGGTGTTCCTGACCAGCCTCGGCTTCAACTTCATGATGGCGACGATCTGCTTCTTCGCCTTCGGTGGCATCGCCCTTCTGCGCCGCGGCTCGATTACCGCAGCTGGCACTGTGGGCAATGCGGAGCTGGCAATGGCCGGTGGCCCGCAGGCGTCGTCGCGCCAGTTCGCGATCGAAGGCCATGGTGCGCTGGTCGCGGCAGGCGGTGGCACGCTCTCCAACGATCCGGTTGCGCTGGACGCCGTGGGCCTGACCCGCGAGCGCCTGTTCACCCTGATCGGCCTGCTCGGTCTGGGCGTGGCCGCGCTGATCTACAACCTCAATGTCGGTCTGGTCTCGATCACCGTCGCGGTGGCTCTGGCGCTGCTGTCGCCACAAAGCCAGAAGGGCGCGGTCGATGGCATCAGCTGGTCCACCGTGCTGCTGATCTGTGGCGTGGTGACCTACATCGGCGTACTGGAACATGCCGGCGCGGTGGACTTCATCGGCCACGGCGTCTCCAGCATCGGCATCCCGCTGCTCGGTGCGCTGCTGGTCTGCTACGTCGGCGGCATCGTCTCCGCATTCGCCTCGTCGGCGGCGGTACTGGGTGCCACGATCCCGCTGGCGGTACCGTTCCTGATGCAGGGTCACCTCAGCGCCGCCGGCGTGATCTGCGCGCTGGCGGTGTCGTCCACCATCGTCGATGTCAGCCCGTTCTCGACCAATGGTGCACTGGTGGTGGCCTCGGCCGCGAAGGAAGAACGCGAGACCCTGTTCCGCCGCTTCCTGGTGTACAGCGGTCTGGTGGTGGCCCTGGGGCCGTTGCTGGCCTGGCTGGTGTTCGTGGTGCCGGGCTGGATGTAA
- a CDS encoding TerC family protein translates to MEWLADPSIWMGLATLVVLEIVLGIDNLVFIAILADKLPPHQRDRARVIGLALALLMRLVLLAALAWIMKLTEPLLTLFDHSFSGRDLILLGGGLFLLFKGTMELHERLEGRQHEDNGKKVYASFAMVVAQIVVLDAVFSLDSVITAVGMVDNLGVMYAAVTIAMVLMLVASKPLTRFVNKHPTVVVLCLGFLLMIGFSLVAEGLGYKIPKGYLYAAIAFSILVEAFNQWVRFNRERNERRQPFRQRTADAVLRMLGARPANGHDDEGADEPVDAGERLQPAEHEMIRSVLGLADRPVSSVMTVRADVQWIDLARGQDDVVARLVASPHTRLLVGDGDLDSLCGVVQSRDLLADLLQGKPLQLEGNLREPQYVLSSASALQALELIRQHPVPLAVAVDEYGSVEGLVTANDLLAAIAGDLVDTQDERYGVIAQGEGQWEADGALTLDDLQRLAGVSLPRSADYMTISGLVLEQLGRLPDIGDAVDVAGVRITVLAMEKRRIARLRVERLDEMA, encoded by the coding sequence ATGGAATGGTTGGCTGACCCCTCGATATGGATGGGCCTTGCAACCCTGGTCGTGCTGGAGATCGTTCTCGGCATCGACAACCTGGTGTTCATCGCAATCCTTGCCGACAAGCTACCGCCGCACCAGCGCGACCGCGCGCGGGTGATCGGCCTGGCGCTGGCCCTGCTGATGCGGCTGGTGCTGCTGGCCGCGCTGGCCTGGATCATGAAACTGACCGAGCCGCTGCTCACGCTGTTCGACCACAGCTTCTCCGGACGTGACCTGATCCTGCTGGGCGGTGGCCTGTTCCTGCTGTTCAAGGGCACCATGGAGCTGCATGAGCGGCTGGAAGGCCGCCAGCACGAGGACAACGGCAAGAAGGTCTATGCCAGCTTCGCAATGGTGGTGGCGCAGATCGTGGTGCTCGATGCGGTGTTCTCGCTGGACTCGGTGATCACCGCGGTCGGCATGGTCGACAACCTGGGCGTGATGTATGCCGCCGTGACCATCGCGATGGTGCTGATGCTGGTGGCGAGCAAGCCGTTGACCCGCTTCGTCAACAAGCATCCTACGGTGGTGGTGCTGTGCCTGGGCTTCCTGCTGATGATCGGTTTCAGCCTAGTGGCCGAGGGCCTGGGCTACAAGATTCCGAAGGGCTACCTGTACGCGGCGATCGCCTTCTCGATCCTGGTCGAAGCGTTCAACCAGTGGGTACGCTTCAACCGCGAGCGCAACGAGCGCCGCCAGCCGTTCCGCCAGCGCACTGCGGATGCGGTGCTGCGCATGCTCGGCGCGCGTCCGGCCAATGGCCACGATGACGAAGGCGCGGACGAACCTGTGGATGCCGGGGAACGCCTGCAGCCGGCCGAGCACGAGATGATCCGCAGCGTGCTGGGCCTGGCCGATCGCCCGGTGTCGAGCGTGATGACCGTGCGCGCCGACGTACAGTGGATCGACCTTGCGCGTGGACAGGACGATGTGGTGGCACGCCTGGTGGCATCACCGCACACCCGCCTGCTGGTCGGCGATGGTGATCTGGACAGCCTGTGCGGCGTGGTGCAGAGCCGCGATCTGCTGGCCGACCTGCTGCAGGGCAAGCCGCTGCAGCTGGAAGGCAACCTGCGCGAGCCGCAGTACGTGCTGTCCAGCGCCAGTGCGCTGCAGGCGCTGGAGCTGATCCGCCAGCATCCGGTGCCGTTGGCGGTGGCGGTGGACGAGTACGGCAGCGTGGAAGGCCTGGTGACGGCCAACGATCTGCTGGCGGCGATTGCCGGTGATCTGGTCGACACCCAGGACGAACGCTATGGTGTGATCGCGCAGGGGGAAGGCCAATGGGAGGCCGATGGTGCGTTGACCCTGGACGATCTGCAGCGCCTGGCCGGCGTGTCGCTGCCGCGCAGTGCCGACTACATGACCATCTCCGGACTGGTGCTGGAGCAGTTGGGTCGCCTGCCGGACATCGGTGATGCGGTGGACGTGGCCGGTGTGCGCATCACAGTGCTGGCGATGGAGAAGCGCCGCATTGCCCGCCTGCGGGTGGAGCGCCTCGACGAAATGGCCTGA
- a CDS encoding helix-turn-helix domain-containing protein: MAVVITLDRILQERGMTLSELAGRIDITLANLSILKTGKARAIRFSTLDAICRELQCTPGDLLGHDPAQAQDAD; encoded by the coding sequence ATGGCGGTCGTCATCACCCTGGACCGCATCCTGCAGGAACGGGGCATGACCCTGTCAGAGCTGGCCGGGCGTATCGATATCACCCTGGCCAACCTGTCGATCCTGAAGACCGGCAAGGCGCGCGCCATCCGCTTTTCCACGCTGGATGCGATCTGCCGCGAGTTGCAGTGCACGCCTGGCGACCTGCTCGGGCATGACCCGGCGCAGGCGCAGGACGCCGACTGA
- a CDS encoding GntR family transcriptional regulator, which produces MAIAPAPRSPKKRAPLYEEVAEHVRERIYDYRLPPGEWIDEPALCEELGISRTPLREALKLLAAEGLVQIDAGRGSRVTRLTLEDLNQLFPVMAMLEGRCAHEAVRHIDDAGVRQLEDLHAAMETAAAEGNIAEYYRNNYLIHETVQHYAGNPWLIRITHDLHRILKMHRGRQLLTPGRTAQSLAEHRELMECFRRRDAQAAERTMERHLLSQGQALAAYVAAGGLLNVPAPLPTEGGG; this is translated from the coding sequence ATGGCCATTGCCCCTGCCCCGCGGTCACCGAAGAAACGCGCACCTCTGTACGAAGAGGTGGCCGAACATGTGCGCGAGCGCATCTACGATTACCGGCTTCCGCCGGGCGAGTGGATCGACGAGCCCGCACTGTGCGAGGAACTGGGCATCAGCCGCACGCCGCTGCGCGAGGCGCTGAAGCTGCTGGCTGCCGAAGGCCTGGTGCAGATCGATGCCGGCCGTGGCAGCCGGGTCACACGACTGACGCTGGAAGACCTCAACCAGCTGTTCCCGGTGATGGCGATGCTGGAAGGCCGCTGCGCGCACGAGGCGGTCAGGCACATCGACGATGCCGGCGTGCGGCAGCTGGAAGACCTGCATGCAGCGATGGAAACCGCAGCGGCCGAGGGCAACATCGCCGAGTACTACCGCAACAACTACCTGATCCACGAAACCGTGCAGCACTATGCCGGCAACCCGTGGCTGATCCGCATCACCCACGACCTGCACCGCATCCTGAAGATGCACCGCGGCCGCCAGTTGCTCACCCCGGGGCGAACCGCGCAGTCGCTGGCAGAACACCGCGAGTTGATGGAGTGCTTCCGACGCCGCGATGCGCAGGCTGCTGAACGCACCATGGAACGCCATCTGCTGAGCCAGGGCCAGGCATTGGCCGCTTATGTGGCGGCGGGCGGGCTGTTGAACGTGCCGGCACCGTTGCCGACCGAAGGCGGCGGTTGA
- a CDS encoding MFS transporter, which yields MTAARQRSMWVAGLSTVVEWYDFTLYLYFATVLSRVFFGGGEQALLVTLAGFAVSYLMRPLGALCFGHLGDRLGRRWMLLASMALMAAAMLATALLPTVATAGTTAGVLLLILRCVMAFSVGGEYTGVVAYLLESAPERRRGLVTSLASAASEVGALLAVAISALTVALLPTPQLDSWGWRIPFFFGAALALVILIARSGMHESPEFERQRREGSIPATPLRHVLRNHPLAVARTFAISALGSITYYVGITYVPAFLHARGHDEGDALWLSTIAAVAVIAVTPLFGALSDRVGRRPVLLGLTVLAALLPLSLFAWMAQATALGIALAAVLLACVAGGVSAVAAPATAEQFPGEGRVSGLALGVTMATAFFGGATPWLAQWWVERSGWAAAPGAMIALVAVLVLPVLWTLPETVPGRAKR from the coding sequence ATGACCGCGGCGCGGCAGCGCTCGATGTGGGTGGCCGGCCTGTCCACGGTGGTGGAGTGGTACGACTTCACGCTGTACCTGTACTTCGCCACGGTGCTGTCGCGAGTGTTCTTCGGCGGTGGCGAGCAGGCGCTGCTGGTCACCCTGGCCGGCTTTGCGGTGTCCTACCTGATGCGCCCGCTGGGCGCGCTGTGCTTCGGCCACCTGGGCGACCGCCTGGGCCGGCGCTGGATGCTGCTGGCTTCGATGGCGTTGATGGCAGCGGCAATGCTGGCCACTGCGCTGCTGCCGACAGTGGCCACGGCCGGTACGACGGCGGGCGTGCTGCTGCTGATCCTGCGCTGCGTGATGGCGTTTTCGGTGGGCGGTGAGTACACCGGGGTGGTGGCGTACCTGCTGGAAAGCGCACCGGAGAGACGACGCGGGCTGGTCACTTCGCTGGCCTCGGCGGCCAGTGAAGTGGGCGCACTGCTGGCGGTGGCGATTTCCGCGCTCACTGTCGCGCTGCTGCCCACCCCGCAGCTGGACAGCTGGGGCTGGCGCATCCCGTTCTTCTTCGGTGCGGCGCTGGCACTGGTGATCCTGATCGCACGCTCGGGCATGCACGAATCGCCCGAGTTCGAGCGTCAGCGCCGTGAGGGCAGCATTCCGGCCACGCCGCTTCGCCATGTCCTGCGCAACCATCCGCTGGCGGTGGCGCGCACGTTCGCGATTTCGGCGCTGGGGTCGATCACCTACTACGTGGGAATCACCTATGTGCCCGCATTCCTGCATGCGCGGGGCCACGATGAGGGCGATGCGCTGTGGCTGTCGACGATTGCGGCAGTGGCGGTGATCGCGGTCACGCCACTGTTCGGCGCATTGTCCGACCGCGTCGGACGACGGCCGGTGCTGTTGGGCCTGACCGTGCTGGCAGCGCTGCTGCCACTGTCCTTGTTTGCGTGGATGGCGCAGGCGACAGCGCTGGGCATCGCGCTGGCTGCGGTGCTGCTGGCCTGCGTGGCCGGTGGCGTGAGCGCGGTGGCGGCGCCGGCCACGGCCGAGCAGTTCCCCGGTGAAGGCCGGGTCAGCGGGCTGGCACTGGGCGTGACCATGGCCACTGCATTCTTTGGCGGTGCAACACCCTGGCTGGCGCAATGGTGGGTGGAGCGCAGCGGCTGGGCAGCAGCGCCAGGTGCGATGATCGCGTTGGTGGCAGTGCTGGTGTTGCCGGTGTTGTGGACCCTGCCCGAGACGGTCCCGGGCAGGGCCAAGCGCTAG
- a CDS encoding DUF2867 domain-containing protein, which translates to MPGSTRDRRSFPAVQLPAQDGGSPTEVTLIAQLGIGAGDALVTDASQRQRHHPAFIDALDEPSARLGGMHLQQGDASSLYSFTVGAGGHPFHRHAGPRMFTAIAGSAGAELRFATVSDTQLAADPGAFARTLRRVRIPPDCLFTVRFGGGTWHQFASNHRAHPALFALSCHSDELAGQMSEQARAQVERNAADIPSLTEVLPESHWPSGTTLAAAPLLQLSLQAAPPSLSAQLCARTRALLGPLRRIPLRPLRGFVARATPAYPVHARAAASDGLLPTALPHSHYQDLTTLCLEPSQVAYRSASALLADVLEGFLRNPPSGVGHLMALRNRLVAPLRLRTSPLGCPVSSLLSTDRSRLFAGRFPVLDSHIDTQDNCAEVLLGADDRHLRFRSSVRVQRRADGCIEISLGSHVQTLNAFGSMYMALIDAAHRHYVAPALLRRAVEHALAPELADLDAWAARPVHW; encoded by the coding sequence ATGCCTGGTTCGACCCGCGATCGCCGTTCGTTTCCAGCAGTGCAGCTTCCGGCACAGGACGGCGGCAGTCCGACCGAAGTCACCCTGATCGCGCAGCTCGGCATCGGCGCCGGTGATGCGCTGGTGACCGACGCCAGCCAGCGCCAGCGCCACCACCCGGCCTTCATCGATGCGCTGGACGAGCCTTCGGCGCGACTGGGCGGCATGCACCTGCAGCAGGGAGACGCCTCCTCGCTGTACAGCTTCACCGTCGGTGCCGGTGGCCACCCGTTTCATCGCCATGCAGGCCCGCGCATGTTCACCGCCATTGCCGGCAGCGCCGGTGCCGAGCTGCGTTTCGCCACCGTCTCCGACACGCAGCTGGCAGCAGATCCCGGTGCCTTCGCGCGCACGCTTCGGCGTGTCCGCATTCCACCTGACTGCCTGTTCACGGTGCGCTTCGGTGGAGGCACCTGGCATCAGTTCGCATCGAACCATCGTGCACACCCGGCGTTGTTCGCGTTGTCCTGCCACAGCGATGAACTGGCAGGCCAAATGAGCGAACAGGCCCGTGCGCAGGTGGAGCGCAATGCCGCCGATATCCCCAGCCTGACCGAGGTGCTGCCGGAATCGCACTGGCCTTCGGGCACCACACTTGCAGCGGCACCGCTGCTGCAACTGTCGCTGCAGGCGGCGCCGCCCAGCCTGAGTGCTCAGCTGTGCGCGCGTACCCGTGCCCTGCTCGGTCCGCTGCGTCGGATCCCACTGCGGCCGCTGCGCGGGTTCGTCGCACGCGCCACACCGGCCTATCCCGTCCATGCACGGGCTGCTGCCAGCGATGGCCTGCTGCCCACGGCACTGCCGCACAGCCACTATCAGGACCTGACCACCCTGTGCCTGGAACCCTCGCAGGTGGCCTACCGTTCCGCGTCGGCGCTGCTGGCCGATGTACTGGAGGGCTTCCTGCGCAATCCACCCAGCGGCGTCGGCCATCTGATGGCCCTGCGCAACCGCCTGGTGGCACCGCTGCGGCTGCGTACGTCGCCGCTGGGATGCCCGGTGTCGTCACTACTGTCGACCGATCGCAGCCGGTTGTTCGCCGGTCGATTCCCGGTGCTGGATTCGCACATCGACACGCAAGACAACTGCGCCGAAGTCCTGCTCGGCGCCGACGATCGGCACCTGCGCTTCCGCAGCAGCGTGCGTGTGCAGCGGCGTGCCGATGGATGCATCGAGATCAGCCTTGGCTCACACGTGCAGACCCTCAATGCGTTCGGAAGCATGTACATGGCACTGATCGATGCTGCGCACCGGCACTATGTCGCGCCGGCACTGCTGCGGCGGGCGGTGGAGCATGCACTGGCGCCGGAACTGGCTGATCTTGATGCGTGGGCCGCGCGCCCGGTGCACTGGTGA
- a CDS encoding metalloregulator ArsR/SmtB family transcription factor, protein MDRIFEALASTARRQILAYLSAGELSAGELAERFDFSKPALSSHLRILEEAGLIEREKRGQFVYFRQVPDRLANTLFSWAAEVCPVGGPLKREARARRKSPAR, encoded by the coding sequence ATGGACCGTATTTTCGAAGCCCTCGCCTCCACCGCCCGCCGGCAGATCCTGGCCTATCTCAGCGCCGGCGAGCTCAGCGCGGGCGAACTGGCCGAACGCTTCGACTTCAGCAAGCCGGCGCTGTCCAGCCATCTGCGCATCCTCGAGGAAGCCGGCCTGATCGAACGCGAGAAGCGCGGCCAGTTCGTGTACTTCCGGCAGGTGCCCGACCGTTTGGCCAACACGTTGTTCTCGTGGGCGGCCGAAGTCTGTCCGGTCGGCGGTCCGCTCAAGCGCGAAGCACGCGCGCGCCGCAAGTCCCCCGCCCGCTGA